The DNA window TCCAGTACCACTTATTCATTGCGTATAAAATCTGCAAATGGATGTATGTCTCAGATTGTATATATTTATATTAGTGAGTCCAAGTTACCTGTACCAGATTATGATGTTACTAATCCTAGCTGTGGGAATATTGGAAGTATAAAATTTAATACCGTTGCAGATTTTTACAGTATAGATAATGGGGCTAATTGGAGTAGTAATCCTGTTTTTAGTCCGCTCAAAGAAGGATATTACTATCTATTGATTAAAAATAAAAATGGATGTATATCTGAAACACAATATGTTTATTTAGATTCAAAAAATTCATACATGCCAAAAGTTACCGTTACCCAACCTTCTTGTGGGACTAATGGCAGCATTGTTATTAATACAGTTGCAGAGTTTTATAGTATTAATAGGGGTAACACTTGGGTTACAAGCAATACTTTTACCAATTTACAACCGGGCTATTATTATGTTCAGACCAAAGATAAAAACGATTGTATTTCTAATCAAAATATTGTTTATCTAAAAGAATTTTACTTGCCAGAACCTAAATTTACCTCTACGCAGCCCACTTGTGGAGTAGGTGGCAGTATTACCTTTACAACAACTTCGGATTTTTATAGTGTAGATGGTGGTAATACCTGGAGTACTTCTAATACTTTTACCAATCTAAAAGCAGGATATTATAACCCAAGAATAAAAAATAGTTTAGGATGTACCTCATATTATTCAAGTGTTTCCCTCAATGAGTTTTATTTAGATAGACCAGATTATTCTGTAGTGCAACCTACTTGTGGAAATACTGGTTCTATTACCATTGCTACTGTTGCAGACCAATATAGTTTTGATGGAGGAAATACTTGGACTACTAATCCTAAATTAACCGGACTTAAGAGTGGCTACTATAACATTGTTATCAAAAATGCTAAAGGCTGCACTTCTTATCCTTATGGCTTGTCTGTAAACATTAAAGAATATTTCTTACCAAAACCTTTAATAAAAGTAGTTCAGCCTAGTTGTGGTAAAAGTGGAAGTATCAGTATAGGGACTTCTGCTTCACAATATAGTTTTGATGGAGGAAAAACTTTTACAACGAATCCTATACTCACAGCGCCTACTCCTGGAGGTTATTCTATTGTTATCAAAAATGATTTAGGATGTGTATCTTATCCTTATTACGTATATATTCAAAAATATTTAACACAATCTCCAAGAGTAAGTGTAGTGCAACCTACTTGTAGCAATCCATACGGAACTATTTATGTAAACACTCCAGCAGACCAATACAGTTATGATAATGGAAAAACATGGACTACTGATAATACTAAGACCAATTTATCAGTTGGTACTTATTATATTTTAACTAAAAATGCACAAGGTTGTATATCTGATGCAACATATACTTATGTGAATACTCCGCCATCTATTCCTGCAGCTCCTTTAGTTACAGTGAAACAGCCTTCGGCTTGTGGTGTTACCGATGGAAGTATTACCATTAATACCACTGCTTCCAGCTATAGTTTTAACGATGGAGCCAGTTGGTCTTCCGTCAATACCAAAACCAATTTAGGAGCAGGAACTTATATCATTAAAATAAAATCAAATTCTTACAGTTGTGAATCTCTCACCACTGTAGTCAATTTAGATTCTGGAGTTCTTATTGCTGCACCTACATATACTGCAACACAGCCTACCTGTAGTGTTTCTACGGGAAGTATTGCCATTACTTCTGATGGTGACAGCTATAGTTTTGACAATGGCTTGAGTTATATCTATGGAAATACTAAAACAGATTTACTTCCCGGAACTTATTACATAAAATACAGAAGTAAAAACGGATGTACTTCTGAAGCCCAAAAAGTAATCATTCAGAAACCTTCAGATTTGCCAGCTCCACAGTATACAGTGGCTCAACCAGACTGTAGTAATCCTCTTGGAAGCATTACCATTACTACTTCTGGAGCGCTTTATAGTTTTGATAAAGGCGTTACTTTTTCTACTTCTAATGTGGCTAAAAATCTTGGCCCAGGAACGTATGATTTGATGATTAAAGATGCTGCAGGATGTATTTCTTTCATTTCTTCGGTAACGGTTATTGCTAAGCCCAATATAACAGAAACGCCAAAATTTATCGTTACTCATCCTACAGGATGTAGCTCTAATATGGGTTCCATTAAAATTACCACTACAGCTAATGAATATAGTTTTGATGATGGTAAAACTTGGGTAAACACTTCTTCCATGTCATTACCAAGTGGTAGTTATTATTTAAGAATAAAAATTGGTGCAGATTGTCCATCTGAAAAAGTTTTAGCAGTTATTAATGCTCCTTCAGATGCACCGAAGGCTCCAAAATATACGGTCAGTCAACCTTTGTCATGTATGAATGCATTTGGAAGCATTACGATTACCGATTCTGCTGCTGAATATAGTTTTGATGATGGAAAAACGTATTCTACCAATCCATCTTCAGGAAATTTAGCTCCTGGAACTTATTTGATTAAAGTAAAAAACGCCACAGGTTGCGAATCTAACGCAGTAACTGTTACAATTAATAAACCTACGGATTATCCGCCATTGCCAACAGTTAGTGTGCAACAAATAGATTGTTTAAATGCTAGTGCAAGTATTACCGTAACCAATTCTGGCGCAAAATTCAGTATTGACAATGGTCTCACTTGGCAAACTTCAAATATTTTTAAAAATCTGAGTCCTAACCAGTACAAAGTTTTAATTCAAAACAGTAAAGGTTGTATTTCGGAAGTGACAGAAGTGACCATTGATACCTTTGTAAATCCAACGCCAAAACCAACAGCACCATCAAAACAAGAATTTTGTATTCAAGATAATGCTAAAATTTCTAATCTTTTAGCTACCGGAAATCATCTTACTTGGTACGATTCTTTGACTGGAGGAAATGTTTTAAATGCGAATACTCTTTTAACTAATGGCAATACGTATTATGTTTCACAGAAAATAGGAGATTGTGAAGGAGAGAGAATTCCAGTTTCAGTAATTATTTTTCAAACTCCTGCGCCAAGTTCTGATGCTACTCAGACTTTCTGCATCAGTGAAAATGCCAACCTAAGTAAAATTACTATTACAGGAAATCAAATAAAATGGTACGATGCTGTTTCTGGCGGAAATCTACTGTCTAGTTCTACCGTTTTGGAAAATGCTAAAACTTATTATGCCACTCAAACGCTTAATAATTGTGAAAGTGTGAGCAGAACTCCTGTTACGGTGAGTCTAGTTACGTCTACTATTGTGGCCAATGATTATGTGGAAAAACTCTGTGACTTAGGAAATGACAAAAAAGAAGTCATCAATCTTACTCAATATGAATCTAAACTTTTGGCGAATACTTCTGGATATCAATTCAAATATTATAATGCCAAAATGCAAGTTATCTCTACGATTTCTACATATTCTATCGCTTTAGGAAATACCGATATCTATGTTAATATTTCTACTTCTAAAGGCTGTGATAAAATGGTGAAACTTTCATTCATTTTGAATGAAGTTCCAACGGTGGAATTACCGAAAGAAATAGAACTTTGCTCTGTTAATGACATCACTCTCGATGCAGGAAGTGGATATTCACAATACGAATGGACCTATAATGGTAAATTCTATAGTGACCAACAATGGATTAAGCCTACAAATACTGGAAATTATTCGGTAAAAGTTACCAATGCTTCAGGTTGTAGTTTTAGAACTTCTACTCAAATTATTTCCCCTGTGATTCCGAAAATTGCGACGATCAATATTACGAATGATACCGCGATTATCATCATGGAATCTAATAATGCTTATGAATATTCTTTAGATGGAATTCATTGGCAAAATAACAACCTATTCTCTAATTTAAATAATGGAGTACACTCTGTATATGTAAGAATTAAAGGTAAAATTTGCAGCATTACTCAAGGTTCTTTTACTATTTTTGATATTCCACACGTTATTACTCCTAATGGTGACCACGTGAATGATACATGGAAAATAGAGGGTATAGAGGTTTATAAAGGTTCTACTGTACAAGTATTTAATCGTCATGGTGAAATCGTGCTTCAAACCGTGATTGCCTCTTCATTTGAATGGAATGGGAAATTAGCAGGTAGACCTTTACCGACCGATAATTATTTCTATGTCATCAAACTATCAGATGGCAGAGTGCTCACAGGAAATTTATTGATTAAAAACCGAAATTAAAGATGAAAATCAAACAACTACAAAGCATTTTAGACCAGCAACCTTCTGTTTCTGGAAACACTTATTTTATCTTCATTGTTTGGGGAATATCTTGGCTGTTTGCACTGGTCTTTTTACTCTTGGGCATTGGACTTTTGCTCGAAAGTTTGCTTCATTATAAAATATTTTTAGATACAGTTGCCCAAAAATTACATCTTGTGCTTACTGATGAACAGCGCTGGAACATTTCTACGAGTTTGGGATGGCTCTCATTGATTCTCGCTTTTGTTTTTGGAGCGATGATTTATATCTGCAAAATGGTTTTGGTAAGAAATCACTTCATTATTTTATTAGAAGAATGGCTCATTTCTGAAATAAAAGAAGTAGAAATAAATCGTAAAATTTCAAAAAAATAACTAAATTTACTCTTATAAATACCAAATTATGAACACTATTATTAAACTAATTATTACCGCTGTTGCAGCTTTCGGAATTTCTAAACTGTTAAATCCTCATGTAGAAATCACTGATTTTACTTCTGCGCTTATTTTTGCAGTAGTTTTAGGTTTGCTTAACCTTATTGTAAAGCCTATTATTTCTTTATTCTCGTTGCCAATTACCATTCTTACATTAGGATTATTTTCTTTGGTAATTAATGCTATAATTGTTCTTATTGCAGATTATTTTATAGACGGAATTAATATTGATGGATTTTTATGGGCACTTATATTCAGTGTGGCTTTATCTATTGTCACTTCTGTTTTAGAAAGTATTTTTATCAGCAAAGAATAAATTCATTTCATTTTAAATATAATGCAAACCTCAAGAAATTGAGGTTTTTCTTTTGTCTAAAAATTTTGAAAATCCTCTTCAAAATTCTGTAAATATTTTTACCCTTGACTTTTACATCTTTACAAAAAATTAAAAACAACACCATCACCTTAAAAATATAAAGTCATGAGCAGAATATTATTTATTTTTTTATTTCTTATTTTCGGAAATTTGAGTGCTACCAATCCTGATGATCTTTTGGGAACTTGGATGAGCACAGATAATAGTGTAAAAGTAGAAGTATATAAAGTCAATCATCAATTTAAGGCCAAAGTTCTTTGGTTTAATCATCTTTTAAGCGAAAGCAAAACGCCCATGCATTTATCTTTGGACACGAACAATCCCAATCCTGCATTGAGAAACAGAAAAATTCTAGGCATGGAAATTTTAGATGGATTGCGCTATGATCCTCAGAAAAAAGAATGGGTTAATGGGAAAATTTATGACGCTTCTAGTGGAAGATATTGGAGTTCTTGTGCCAAGTTGCTCCAAAACGGAATCTTAAAAGTTCGCGGTTTCTGGAAGGTAGAATGGATAGGAAAATCTATATCTTTTAGAAAAGTATCTTAAAAAAAAGACCTCCTAAAATTGGAGGTCTTTTTTGATTTATGCTCTGTCGTATAATTTTTCGTAAAGGTTAAAGAATTTTTCTTTTACCGCTTTACGTTTTAATTTCATCGTTGGAGTAAGTAAACCATCTTCAATCGTCCAGAGCGTAGGAGTAAGCTCTATTTTCTTAATTTGCTCCCATTTTCCTAAAGTAGCATTCAGCAAATTAATATCTTTCATAATTCTTGCTTTTAGCTCAGGAGAATTCGCCATTTCTTCTGGAGTTTTGCCTATTTTAAGATGTTTTCTCTCTGCCCAAAGTTTTGCAAATGCATAGTCTGGTTGTACTAAAGCACACGGCATTTTTTCGCCGTCACCTACTACCATAATTTGTTCGATAAATTTAGAACCTTTCGCTAAATTTTCTAAAACCTGAGGCGCAACATATTTACCACCAGAAGTTTTGAACATTTCTTTTTTACGGTCTGTAATGTGTAAGAAACCTTCTGCATCTATATGACCGATGTCTCCCGTCATGAAGTAACCATCTTCTGTAAATGCTTCTTTGGTTTTTTCCTCGTCTTTATAATATCCTTGGAAAACAGAAGGTCCTTTTACGGTGATTTCTCCATCTGCTTGGATTTTTACATCTAAATTATCTAAAACGTGACCTACAGTTCCTATTTTCACTCTTTCGAAAGAGTTTACCGCAATTACTGGAGACGTTTCTGTAAGCCCGTAACCTTCTAAAATAGGAATTCCAGCACCGTGGAAACTTCTGTTCAGTTTGGTAGATAGGGCAGCAGAACCACTTACTAAAGTAATCATATTGCCTCCTAAACCTTCTCTCCATTTAGAGAACACCAATTTATCTGCAATTCTATGTTTTAAAGATTTAGGTTTCTTAATATCATAATTATCTAATAAAGATAATGCCCAATAGAAAATTTTGGTTTTCAAACCACCAGCTGCAGCTCCTTTGTCTACAATTTTATCATATACTTTCTCTACCAATCTTGGTACTACAGTCATGTAATGAGGTTTCACTTCTTTTACATTATCCCCAATTTTATCAATACTTTCTGCAAAGTGAATCGAAAAACCGTTGTACATAAATAGATAAGAAATCATTCTCTCAAAAATATGACAGATAGGTAAAAAGCTTAATACTTTAATATCTGTATATTCTAATTTCCAATTTCTAGGAATTCTATGGTCTGAAGCCAAAACATTTGCAACGATGTTTCTGTGCGTAAGCATTACACCTTTTGGTCTACCAGTAGTTCCAGAAGTGTAAATTAAAGTTGCTAAATCATCAGGTTGAATCGTTTTAGCAATGTCTTCTACTTCTTGTTGATTGTCTTCATTTTCTCCCAAATCGAGTACTTCCTTCCAGTTTGCAGCCCCAGGAATTTCGTCAAAGGTGAAAATTCCTTTCAAACTTTCTACTTGAGGTTTTACTTGAAGTAATTTTTCGTACAAATCTTTATCTGAAACAAAAACATATTTTATTTCCGCATTATTAAAGATATAGATATAATCTTCTACAGAAATGGTAGGATATACCGGAACATCTATTGCACCAATTTGCAAAATTCCTAAATCCATTACATGCCATTCTGTGCGGTTATTCGTAGAAATAAGACCAATTTTATCACCGGGCTTAATTCCTAACTTCAATAAACCTCTAGAAATTTTATTCCCTAGATTTACATACTCTTGTGTAGAAGTTTTCGTCCAAACTCCATTATATTTGGTCACCAATGCATCTTCCTTTGGGAACTTGTATAATGCATGATGAGCAAAGTCAAACAATCTTGTAATTGACATATTTTACGTTTTTTGATTTTTGTAAAAATAATACTTTTTCTTAATTCACAAATAGTTAATATCAATTTTCGTTAAAATCTCTAAAAAATGTATATTTACGCCAATTAATTTTAATACAAAAAATGGATTTTAATTTAACAGAAGAACAACTGATGATTCAGCAAGCAGCGAGAGATTTCGCGCAGACTGAACTTTTGCCTGGCGTAATAGAAAGAGATAACGAACAGAAGTTTCCTTATGAACAAGTAAAGAAAATGGGAGAACTAGGATTCCTAGGAATGATGGTTGAACCAAAATACGGTGGAGCAGGAATGGATAGTGTTTCTTATGTTTTGGCAATGGAAGAAATTGCTAAAGTAGACGCTTCTGCAGCTGTAGTAATGTCAGTAAACAATTCTTTGGTTTGTGCTGGTCTAGAAAAATTCGCTTCTGAAGAACAAAAACAAAAGTATTTAGTTCCTTTAGCAAAAGGTGAAGTCATCGGTGCATTTGCACTTTCTGAGCCAGAAGCTGGTTCTGATGCTACTTCTCAAAAAACAACTGCCATTGATATGGGAGACCATTATCTATTAAACGGTACTAAAAACTGGATTACCAATGGTGGAAACGCTCAATATTACATTGTGATTGCACAAACTGATGTGGAGAAAAAACACAAAGGAATCAATGCTTTCATCGTAGAAAAAGGTTGGGAAGGTTTCGTAATTGGTAAAAAAGAAGAAAAATTAGGGATCAGAGGTTCTGATACGCATTCATTAATGTTTACAGACGTAAAAGTTCCTAAGGAAAATAGAATCGGTGAAGATGGATTTGGTTTCAATTTCGCCATGGCTGTTTTGAATGGTGGTAGAATTGGTATTGCTTCTCAAGCATTAGGTATTGCTTCTGGAGCTTATGAATTGGCGCTAAAATATGCTAAAGAAAGAAAAGCTTTCGGTACAGAAATCATCAATCACCAAGCAATTGCTTTCAAATTAGCAGATATGCACGTGAATATTATGGCGGCAAGAATGCTTTGCTACAAAGCTGCTGCTGAAAAAGATGCAGGTCTAGATATTTCAGAATCTGGAGCAATGGCAAAACTATACGCTTCTCAAGTAGCAATGGATACTACCATTGAAGCAGTACAAGTTCACGGTGGTTACGGTTATGTAAAAGAATATCACGTAGAAAGAATGATGCGTGATGCTAAAATCACTCAGATATACGAAGGAACTTCTGAAATTCAGAAAATTGTAATTTCTAGAAGTATTGCTAAAAAATAATTAGCAAATTCTTTTTAAAATATGAAAGTCGGACAAGCAATTGTTCGACTTTATGTTTTCATATTTATCAAATTTTCATACATTTATTCAATGAAAAAATTAAGTCTTTTTGTCGTTTTGTTTTCTTTAAGTTTTTCAGCGCAAGTTCCCACGTTTACTGATGAAATTGCGTTTCAATTATCAGAAAAACCGGTGCATTGCATCAATCAAGAATACCCCAATAAAACCGCACATGTAATCAATAATGACATTGATGTAAAACTGACTCCCAAAGAATTGCATCCTAGCTTTTATGGCTGTTTTGATTGGCATTCATCAGTTCATGGACATTGGATGCTCGTAAAACTACTCAAAGACAAACCTTTTCTCAAAAATAAAGAAGAAATTGTAAAAATTTTGGAAGGTTCTTTTCAAGCCGAAAAAATAAAGACAGAAGCAGAATATTTCCATAAATATCAAGTGGCAAAAGGTTTTGAGAGAACTTACGGTTGGGCTTGGTTGCTTCAATTAGATGCAGAATTGGCCAATTGGGAAAATCCTCAAGCGAAAATTTGGCATCAAAATTTAAAACCTCTCACTTATGAAATCGTAAAATTGTGGAAAGAATATTTACCGAAACAAACGTATCCCAATAGAACAGGAGTTCATCCTAACACTGCTTTTGCGCTAAGTTTTGCCATAGATTGGGCAAGAACGGTTGGCGAAAAAGATTTTGAAAACCAACTCATCGAAAAAGCAAAATATTTCTATCTAAAAGATGAAAAAACGCCTGCTTATCTGGAACCAGACGGAAGTGATTTCTTCTCGCCAAGTTTAGAAATTGCAGATTTAATGACCAGAATTCTTCCGCAAGATGAATATGTTAAATGGTTCAACAAATTCTACGAAAAAAGAAGTATTGAGAATATTTCACAGATTCCTGTAATTTCGGATATTAATGATTATCAAACCGTTCACTTGGTTGGTTTAAGTTTTACTAGAAGTTGGTGCATGAAAAACATTGCTCAAGTTTTACCTAAAAATCATCGACACAAAAAACATTTCGAAGAAACTTCTGCCAAATTTTTAGAAAATGCATTGCCATTGGTTTTTAAAGGAAATTATGGTGGCGACCATTGGTTAGCTAGTTTTGCGGTGTATGCTTTGAGTAATAAATAATAAAAAATTATATATGATAACTATGAAAACAAAAAAACTATTCTCTCTTTTTTTATTTTTTACAGCCTTTTTAAATGCTCAAGAAAAATTAATTAATGGAACGTGGAATACAGTAACTGTATCAAATGAAATGTTCCAGATGAATGAAAATAAAGAATTTGAATTGACTAAAAAAGGTAAAATAATTCACAATTCTAAAGATGCAATTCTAAATTTAAAGCTAGGATATTCAGAAAATCAATTTGTTTTTGACGAAAACAATAATTTCTTCGTTAAATTATCTGAAAATTCAAATTTTTTTGTTTTCAAAGGAAAATATGAAGTTGATAAACAAAATAAAACAATAAATTTAACTCTTACTAATTCAGCAGGTAGTGAATTAAAAAAATATTTTAAGTACAGTTTTAATCCTGAAGATCAAAATTATATGAAATTAGATGTCTACTTCGGTGGAGAACCTACAAAATATTTATTAAAGAGAAACTAAAAAAATCCTTCAGAATTTTCTGAAGGATTTTAATTTTTAAATATTTTAATTCTTTAATTTTTCATTTCTCTTTCGGCATATATTTAGAAATATCGTCATCGTTTTTATTTTCCTCAGCATTGGTTGGTTCAGTGTTTTGAGGCGTTTCTGCTGATGGTTTTAATGCTTCCGCTGCTTTTATTTTTTCTCTTTCTAAGGCCAATTGTCTTTGGAATTCTTCTTCGCGTTTTTTCTTATTTCTTTTTGCCACGAAATACCAAACAATTCCGCCGATTAAAAATATTGGCCAAAACGGAATAAGTGCTAAAAATAATCCACCCAAAACCGCAAATCCTTTCATAAACGCATTAGAAGATTTATCCCCGAAAGTTTCATCTTTTTGTTTGTCATTCAGAATGTTTAAATCCTCTGCATTATTGGTTTCTGGAGTATTATCTACCAAAGTGAGTTCCACATCGCACATTTGGCTTCCTACATAATCATTGCCTTGCACTTCTGTATTTTTAGATTCTACATTTCCCAGACTGCTCATTTTATTCACCAATTCATTAAAATTACTCAATGGTACTTTTACGGTCAAATAATGTTTGGCAATTCCTTCATTTTCGGTATAATTTTCTGTGATAATATCTACATTGTAGGTGCTCAATTCTTGATTTAACAGGGCTTTTGCAGCAGCCAAATCTTCTACCGAAACTTGCAATCTCGTTGTTTTCGCAATAGGGTAGAGTTCACGCTGAGGAACTGGTTGACTCTGAACTTGATTTTGATTTTGAACCTCTTGTTCTGGTTGGGTTTGCGAATTGTTTTTAGAAGTTTGCTTCAAGATTTTATTGGCCGTTTCAGCAATGACTACAGCAGCGTTGTCGCCACTTTTTATGGCGTTATTGGCTGAATCAATCGCTTTTCTAATATCTTGTGCTTGTTGGCTTTTGTTATCTAATTTTTTAAATTCCCTGTTGAGGGAATCTATGTTTACATTTCCTTTTTTAATGGCGTCTTCTATGATTTCTTTATGCTTATTGATTTCTGGAAGGATTATTTTTCCTACCGTACTGTTAGAATCATTGACGATTTTAGAAATAGAATCGAGGGTTTGGTAACTTTCTTTTGCTTGGTTAAAAAGGCTATCTGCAGTTTTAAAGGAATCAGCCGTTTGTTGAATATCGGTTTTATTACAAGCCACCAATAATAGAGTAGCGGTAAAAAGACTAAAAATTGTTTTCTTCATTTTAATAGTTTTGTTGATGCCAAACTTAATACAAAAAATGTTCCCTAAAAATAGGTAAAAAATCGTATTAGTATTAAAATTTTGAAAATCAATGAATTGTAAAACAATTTGCAAAATTTTTACAAAAAAAATCTCCAAGTTTCCTTGAAGATTCATTTATAATCTAAAATTTATAATTTAAAATTATTTTGCGTGATTCCATTCACTGATGAAGTGTAATTTCACATTCGGGAATTTTTCTTGAGTCATGTGAATCGTGAAAGCAGAATCTGCTAAAAACACCAACTGACCATGATTATCTCTTGCCATAAAACGCTGTTTTAATCTTGCAAATTCTTTGAATTCATCAGATTTTTCGTCGGCTTCTATCCAACACGCTTTATGAATTCCAATTGGTTCATACGTACATTTTGCACCATATTCATGCTCCAACCTGTATTGAATAACTTCGTACTGAAGCGCACCCACTGTTCCAATAATTTTTCTGCCGTTCATTTCCAGTGTAAATAATTGCGCCACACCTTCATCCATTAATTGGTCAATACCTTTCGCCAATTGTTTAGCTTTTAATGGATCGTCATTATTAATATAACGGAAATGTTCTGGTGAGAAACTCGGAATGCCTTTGAACTGTAATTTTTCACCAGCAGTTAAAGTATCTCCAATTCTGAAACTTCCAGTATCGTGTAAACCTACAATATCTCCAGGGAAACTTTCGTCTACCACTTCTTTTTTGTCTGCAAAGAAAGCATTCGGCGAAGAAAACTTCATTTTTTTACCTTCTCTTACTAGAAGATAGTTTTCATTTCTCTTAAAAGTTCCAGAAACAATTTTCACGAAAGCCAATCTATCACGGTGTTTTGGATCCATATTGGCATGAATTTTAAAGACAAATCCTGTGAAATTTTTCTCCTCTGGTTTTACCAATCTAAGGTCAGATTCTTTGGGTTGAGGCATTGGTGCAATTTCTACAAAAGCATCCAACAATTCTCTTACCCCAAA is part of the Cloacibacterium normanense genome and encodes:
- a CDS encoding acyl-CoA dehydrogenase, with product MDFNLTEEQLMIQQAARDFAQTELLPGVIERDNEQKFPYEQVKKMGELGFLGMMVEPKYGGAGMDSVSYVLAMEEIAKVDASAAVVMSVNNSLVCAGLEKFASEEQKQKYLVPLAKGEVIGAFALSEPEAGSDATSQKTTAIDMGDHYLLNGTKNWITNGGNAQYYIVIAQTDVEKKHKGINAFIVEKGWEGFVIGKKEEKLGIRGSDTHSLMFTDVKVPKENRIGEDGFGFNFAMAVLNGGRIGIASQALGIASGAYELALKYAKERKAFGTEIINHQAIAFKLADMHVNIMAARMLCYKAAAEKDAGLDISESGAMAKLYASQVAMDTTIEAVQVHGGYGYVKEYHVERMMRDAKITQIYEGTSEIQKIVISRSIAKK
- a CDS encoding DUF2891 domain-containing protein, encoding MKKLSLFVVLFSLSFSAQVPTFTDEIAFQLSEKPVHCINQEYPNKTAHVINNDIDVKLTPKELHPSFYGCFDWHSSVHGHWMLVKLLKDKPFLKNKEEIVKILEGSFQAEKIKTEAEYFHKYQVAKGFERTYGWAWLLQLDAELANWENPQAKIWHQNLKPLTYEIVKLWKEYLPKQTYPNRTGVHPNTAFALSFAIDWARTVGEKDFENQLIEKAKYFYLKDEKTPAYLEPDGSDFFSPSLEIADLMTRILPQDEYVKWFNKFYEKRSIENISQIPVISDINDYQTVHLVGLSFTRSWCMKNIAQVLPKNHRHKKHFEETSAKFLENALPLVFKGNYGGDHWLASFAVYALSNK
- a CDS encoding DUF4349 domain-containing protein; this encodes MKKTIFSLFTATLLLVACNKTDIQQTADSFKTADSLFNQAKESYQTLDSISKIVNDSNSTVGKIILPEINKHKEIIEDAIKKGNVNIDSLNREFKKLDNKSQQAQDIRKAIDSANNAIKSGDNAAVVIAETANKILKQTSKNNSQTQPEQEVQNQNQVQSQPVPQRELYPIAKTTRLQVSVEDLAAAKALLNQELSTYNVDIITENYTENEGIAKHYLTVKVPLSNFNELVNKMSSLGNVESKNTEVQGNDYVGSQMCDVELTLVDNTPETNNAEDLNILNDKQKDETFGDKSSNAFMKGFAVLGGLFLALIPFWPIFLIGGIVWYFVAKRNKKKREEEFQRQLALEREKIKAAEALKPSAETPQNTEPTNAEENKNDDDISKYMPKEK
- a CDS encoding peptide chain release factor 3 encodes the protein MSLLQEISKRKTFGIISHPDAGKTTLTEKLLLFGGAIQEAGAVKSNKIKKGATSDFMEIERQRGISVATSVLAFEYKGKKINILDTPGHKDFAEDTYRTLTAVDSVIVVIDVAKGVEEQTEKLVEVCRMRKIPMLVFINKLDREGKDAFDLLDEVEQKLGLKVVPLSLPIGMGSDFQGIYNIWEKNIQLFLEEKKQKVGETIVINDINDNSVDEIIGEKAAATLRDELELIESVYPEFDREQYLTGEQQPVFFGSALNNFGVRELLDAFVEIAPMPQPKESDLRLVKPEEKNFTGFVFKIHANMDPKHRDRLAFVKIVSGTFKRNENYLLVREGKKMKFSSPNAFFADKKEVVDESFPGDIVGLHDTGSFRIGDTLTAGEKLQFKGIPSFSPEHFRYINNDDPLKAKQLAKGIDQLMDEGVAQLFTLEMNGRKIIGTVGALQYEVIQYRLEHEYGAKCTYEPIGIHKACWIEADEKSDEFKEFARLKQRFMARDNHGQLVFLADSAFTIHMTQEKFPNVKLHFISEWNHAK